GCCAGCAGCCCCGCCTTGCGGAAATTCTGCGGCAGGCCCAAGGCGACGCCCGAGCCCGCCGTCACCAGCGGCATCCCGGCACAGGCCGCGCCGATCGCCAGCAGGTCCGCGTTCGAGATCGCATCGGTCACCGCGAAGCGACAGCCGTCCGCTTTCAGTTGCGCAAAGCGCGCCACAATCGCTTCGGCGCCCCGGCTCACCACCGCCGTGTCGACCAGCCCGACCTTGCCCTGCACTTGCGCCTGCAGCACTTTCACCAGGTTCGATTCGGTCATCGGTGTCAGCGGGTGATGCCGCATCCCCGATTCCGACAACAAACCATCGCCGACGAACAGGTGCCCCTTGTAGATCGTCCGGCCATTCACCGGAAACGCCGGACAGGCGATCGTGAAGTCCGAGCCCAGCGCCGCCAGCAGCGCTTCCGCCACCGGCCCGATATTCCCCTTCGCCGTCGAGTCGAAGGTCGAGCAGTACTTGAAGTAAATCTGCCGGCAGCCCGCCCCCTGCAACCACTTCAGCGCCGCCAGCGATTCTTCCACCGCTTCCGCCGCCGGCGTCGTCCGGCTCTTCAGCGCCACCACCACCGCATCAACATCGTCTCCGATCGGCCACGTCGGCACCCCGATCGTCTGAATCGTCCGCATTCCCGCCTTCACCAGCATCCCGGCCAGATCCGTCCCGCCGGTGAAATCGTCCGCGATGCAACCTAACAATAGCGCCATGTTCTAGTCCTGAAGGATCGTGGTCATTATGACAGCCACTTGGCCGGCACGGTGACGAGTTTGGGGAAGAAGACGAGCAGGAACATCAGCACGGTCTCGGCGAGCAGGAAGGGCCAGACGCCCTTGATGACGTTGTCGAGTTTCTCCTTGCCGACCGCCGCCACGACGTTGAGCACCGTCCCGACCGGCGGCGTCAGCAGGCCGATGGCATTGTTCATGATGAACAGCACGCCGAAGTAGTACGGATCGATCCCCGCCATCTTCACCACCGGCACCAGGATCGGACCGAGGATCAGCACCGTCGGGATCAGGTCCAGCGCCGTCCCGACGATGATCACCAGGATCGTGATCACCAGCATCAGCACCATCTGGTTGCCCATGAACGGCTTGAGCAGCTCGATCGTCTGCGCCGGAATGTCCGCGATCGTGATCAGCCATGCCGAGACCATCGCGCAGGCGACCAGGAACATGATCGTGCAGGACGTCTTCAACGCCGACAGCATCAGGTGCGGCACCCTCCGGTAATCGAGTTCGCGATAGACGAAAAGACCGGTGAAGAGAGAATAGAAGACGGCAACGACCGCCGCTTCGGTCGGCGTGAACACGCCCGCCTTCATCCCGCCGATGATGACAAACGGCAGAACCAGCGCCCAGATGCCGTTGCGCAAGGCCGTCAGGAAACGCCCCAGCTCGAAGCCGCGCTGAGCCGGTCCGCCCGGCTGCTCCTTCTTCGCCACCAGCCACCAGGTCACCGCCAGCGTCACCGCCATCATCAGCCCCGGGAAAATACCGGCCATGAACAGCTTGGTGATCGACAGCTGCGTCGTCACGCCAAAGACAACCAGCGGAATCGACGGCGGCACCACCGGCGCGATACACCCCGCCGAAGCAATCAGACCGGCCGAACGCGGCACACTGTAGCCGGCATTGCGCATCATCGGAATCAGCAGGGCCGCCACCGCCGCGGTATCGGCCACCGCCGACCCCGAGATACTGGCCACCACCGCCGCCGTGATGATCGCGACATAACCGAGACCGCCGCGCACGTGACCAATCAGCGCGTCGGCCACTTCGACAATGCGCTTGGAAAGACCGCCGGCATTCATCAGCTCGCCGGTCAGCATGAAGAAAGGCACCGCCATCAGCGGATAGTTGTTGGCGCCTTCGAGCAGATTCTGCGCAATGATCTGCGTGTCGAAGTTGTCCATCTGCAGCATCAGCGCAACGCCGCAGATCAGCAGCGAGAAGGCGATCGGCGCACCGAGCGCCATCGCGCCCAGCAGGGAGAAGAGAAAAGTCGCAATGGTCATGGTCGTCTTCTCCGCTTATTCGCCAACGCTGCCGCTGTACGGAATCAGCTCTTCCTTCGGCATCCGGCCCGTCAGTTGCCGCCAGATCCCGTAACCGAGCACCAGCGCCATGCCGACGCTCGAAATGAACAATGCCGACTGGACGATCCCCATCGGAATGCCGGTCACCGGCGCATGGTCGTCCATGCCGATGATCATCTGCTTCCAGGTCCCGTGCGCCAGCAGCAGGCAACAGATCAGCGTCAGCGAATCGGCAAGGAACCGGCAGATACGCTGCCCACGCTCACCAAACTTCTCGACCACGCTGCTCATCCCCAGATGCCCGTGATCCTTCATCACGATCAAGGCCCCGATCAGCGTCAGCCACATGAAAAAGAAACGCGACACTTCCTCCGAAAACACGATCCCCGAATTGAATCCATACCGCAGCACCACGTTCCCGAACACCAGCACCGCCATGATGCCGAACATCCCCACCAGAATCCATTCGACCAGCTTTATCAGTTTCCCAAGCATTTCATATTCCCTCGTGTTCTGAACAGCGTCACGCCGACTGCGAACGGCAACAATGATTGATTTGGCGCCCCGTGCGACGGCGATCCGGGCTTCCCGCCTTGCCGGCACGTGCGCATTGCAACGATTGAGATGATGCCGATCCGGCCCGCACAGTGGCTGGCGGGCCGGTCGTTCTATGCCAAAGGGCTAACCGGGATCACTTCCGGATCTTGGCGATTTCCGCATTGGCTTCGGCCACGGTTTCGGCGCCGATTTCGGGGATGAAGCGATCGATCACCGGCTTGATGCGCTCACGCATCTTGGCCATTTCGGCCGGCGTCACGGTCGTGAGCGTCATGCCCTTGGTCTTCTGCATGTCGGCAAGCTGGCCCGCCGCCAGGTCGCGATTCATCTTGCGCTCGTAGTCGCGTCCTTCGTAGCAGGCCGTGCGCATCATCTGCTGTTCTTTCGGTTCCAGCTTGTCCCAGAACGCCTTGCTGACCAGGATGATATGCGGCGAGTAGGCATGGTTGGTCAGGCTGATGTACTTCTGGACCTCGAACATCTTGTTGGAATAGATGTTGGTGATCGGGTTTTCCTGCGCATCGACGGCCTTGGCTTCCAGCGCCGTATAGAGTTCCGGCATCGGCATCGGGATGGCATTGGCACCCATCGTCTTGAACGCGTCGATATAGACCGGGTTCTGCATGACGCGGATCTTCAGCCCGGACATGTCGTCCATGTTCGCCACGGGGCGCTTGCTGTTGGTCAACTGACGGAAACCGTTTTCCCAGTAGCACAGGCCGATCATGTTCTTCGAGGTCGTCAGGTCAAGCAGCTTCTGACCGAATTTGCCGTCGAGAATCGTGTCCGCTTCCTTCTCGTTCTGGAACAGGAAGGGCAGGTCATACACCAGGAATTCCTTGATGATGGTCGCCACCGGTGCCGTCGCGACGATGGTCACTTCGAGCGTGCCGCCACGAACCGACGCGATCGTCGCCGTTTCGGAACCGAGCTGGCTGTTCGGGTACAGCTTGGCCTTGAACTTGCCGCCGCTTTGACGCGCCAGCGATTCGATCATCTTTGCCGCGCCCTGCGCGCTCGGGTGATCCTCGGGAATACCGATCGATACCCGCATATTGCGCTCAGGGGTGGTTTGTGCGCCAGCGAACGAGCAGAAGCCCGCCGCGAGGAGTGCTACGACAACCGTGCTCAACTTACGAAAACCTTGTGCCATGATGAGTTTCCTTCTTGAATAGGTTTATGTATGGTGCGGATGACAGCAAATGGCATTGACCCTTGATGACAAAGTGATGCATTGAAACGGATGCAGCGACAACTCGTGTTCTGGGTGAAACAAAAGGAAGGGGTGGTGCTTACTTCTTGGCGTCGGGCAACTTGATCGCCGGGAAGACTTTGATGACGGCCGAATCGTCCTCGCCACCGTGTCCGGCCGCCGAGGCCGACATGTACATCTGGTGCGCGGTCGCCGACAGCGGCAACGGGAAGACGTTTTTCTTGGCATAGTCGAGGACGATACCGAGATCCTTGACGAAGATATTGACGGCCGAAAGCGGCGTGTAGTCGCCGGCCAGAATGTGCGGCACGCGATTCTGGAACATCCAGGAATTGCCGGCACTGTTGGTGATCACCTCGTAAACCTGGTCGGGATCGGCCCCGGCGCGGATCGCCAGCGCCATCGCCTCTCCGGCCGCGGCGATATGCACACCGGCCAGCAACTGATTGATCATCTTGACTACCGAGCCCGGTCCGACCTCGTTGCCGAGACGATAGACCTTGCCGGCGATGGCATCGAGCACATCCTCGCATTTGGCATAGGCCTCGGGCGAGCCGGAGGACATCACCGTCATTTCCCCGGCCATCGCCTTGGCGGCGCCGCCGGAAATCGGCCCGTCGATCATCAGGAGCCCGGCATCGGCGATGCGCTTGCCAAGGGCGCGGGCGAAGTCGGGCGACACCGTCGCGCTCGAAATGACGACCGTCCCCGGACGCATCTTCGGCACGGCGCCTTGCGCGCCGAACAACACCGCCTCGGTCTGATCGGCATTGACGACGACGCTGATCAGCACATCAACGCGCGGCGCCATCTCTGCCGGCGACCCCGCAGCAACGCCACCGGCGTCGACCACTTTCTGCACCGCCTCGGCGCGTATATCACAGGCATGAACCTCGAAGCCTTCGCGCAGCAGCGACATCGCCACGCCCATCCCCATCGCCCCGAGGCCAATGACACCCACCGGTTTCTTGACGCTTGCGTTCATTTGCTGACACTCCCGTACTTGGAAAACCCGTTTTTAATCGGACCCACCGCCCAGGAACGACACGACCCGCAGCTGATCGACCCGTTTCTATTCACCGCTTCGCAACACTTTCGACCGATCCGCCACCTTGATTCCTGGCTGGCTGAAAGTTGTCATACAATACGACATATGATAAAATTAAAGCATAAGCATCGGACAATGACAAGACCCTCGACGGAAAAACCAGAACAGCGAGATCATGAACAGCGCCCCCCTCTTCAACGTCGAACCCATCGCAGTCACCGGAACACTGACTGACCGCGTCTGCGAAGCCCTGACCCAACTCATCGCCAGCGAAGACTTCGGTGCCGGCGCCCGGCTGCCGTCGGAGCAACAGATGGCGGGGCGTTTTGGCGTCAGCCGTACGGTCATCCGCGAAGCCGTCTCGCGACTGAAATCGGAAGGGCTCGTCGAATCGCGCCAGGGCAGCGGCGTCTTCGTGCGCGAGCGCAACATCGACACCCCCTTCCGCCTCGACCCGGCGCTCATGGACTGCCGCCAGTCGGTCCTGCAGGTGATTGAACTGCGCCAGGCGCTCGAAGGCGAGATCGCGGCACTGGCGGCAACGCGGCGGACGCCGGCGCAGATGACGGCAATTCGCAACGCGCTTTCCGGCATCGCCGCGGCTGAAGCCGCGGGCGACGACGGCGTCGACGCCGATATCGCCTTCCACCGCAGCATTGCAGCGGCAACGGGCAATCCCCACTTTCTCGCGCTGACCGAATTCCTGTTCACTTTCCTCACCCATGCCACCCGCATCACACGCGGCCACGAAGCGACCAAGCGCACGCTGTCGGCGCAGGTCAAGGATGAACACCAGCACATCGTCGACGCGATCGCCGCCAAGGACATCGAGGCCGCCCGCGCCGCCGCCCGGCAGCACATGGAATGCGCCATGCAGCGGCTCGGCTCGGCCAATCTCAGGAAGTTCCGGCAGCCGCCTGCCTGAGGCCGCCACGCCGGCTCGAACCGCCGGCGAGGCGATACGGAAACGTGCTCACGCATTTTCCAGGAACACCTTCAGCATTTTGCCGTCGCGGTTGTTTTCGAGATCACGGAACGCCTGCACGCCGTCCGCCAGCGGATAGGCATTCGTCATTAGCGGCGACACGTCGATCCGCCCTTGCTCCAGCAACTTCAGGCTGGCCTCGAAACCGGCAAAGTCATAGACGTAGTTGCCCTTGATCGTCAGCTCCGTGGTGACGATCTTCTGCATATTCACTTCAACGAGCTTCTGCGCATTGCCGATCCACACGGCGGTACCGCCGATACGCAGGCAATCGAGCGAATTGGCCGCCGTCGCGCCGATGCCGACGGCTTCGATGGAAAAGTCGCAGAGCCGCCCGTCGGTCAAGGTCTTGACCGCCTCGATGAAGTCGCCGGCGCGTGAATTGATCGTCGCATCCGCCCCCATTGTGCGCGCCACGTCGAGGCGGAAATCGGTCGCATCGGCGACGATGACGTGCTTCGCGCCGCGCAGCTTGAGCAAGGCCACGACCAGCAAGCCGATGGTCCCGGCGCCGATCACCAGGCAGTGCGCCGCCTCGGCGATCTCCTGGTCGTTCAGCTTCTGTACCGAACGATACGCCACGGCCAGTGGCTCGGTCATCGCCGCCTCGCTGAACGACAAGGTGTCGGCGAAAGGAATCAGGTATTTTTCTTCGACGGCGACATACTCCGTCATGCTGCCGTCCTGATCGAGCACGCCCATGCAAATGCCGGAAGGACAGACGTTGACCATGCCCTTCTTGCAGAATTCGCACTCGCCGCAGAACGGTTTGGGAAAGATCACGACACGCGTCCCCACCGCGTGTTTCGCCTTCGCTGGCGCCTCGGCAATGACGCCGGCAACTTCGTGACCCATGATCATCGGCGCCAGGCGCCGCCCGGTCTTGCCGAGGTAGCCCTCGACATCGGACCCGCAAATGCCATTGGCACGCACTTTGACGAGATAGCGCCCCGGCCCGGCCGTCGGCACTGGAATATCGCGAATTTCCATGGCTTTCTCGCCAACGTAATACAGAGCTTTCACCGCTGTCTCCTTGAAGAAAATACGAAAATCAAAGACAAGTGCGCGATCGCGTCCAAGTCTCCGGGGTTACGCCGGTGCGCGCAGGACGGCGCCGTCGGCGGCCGAGCTGGCGAGGCGCGAATAGATGCCGAGATAGCCACGCGTAAACCGGGGCGGCGGCCGCCGCCACTCAGCCAGCCGCGCCGCGATTTCCTCATCCGGCACGTGCAGTTGCAGCAAGCCTTTGGGAATGTCGATGCTGATCCGGTCACCGTCGCACACTGCCGCCAGCG
The uncultured Propionivibrio sp. DNA segment above includes these coding regions:
- the otnK gene encoding 3-oxo-tetronate kinase, encoding MALLLGCIADDFTGGTDLAGMLVKAGMRTIQTIGVPTWPIGDDVDAVVVALKSRTTPAAEAVEESLAALKWLQGAGCRQIYFKYCSTFDSTAKGNIGPVAEALLAALGSDFTIACPAFPVNGRTIYKGHLFVGDGLLSESGMRHHPLTPMTESNLVKVLQAQVQGKVGLVDTAVVSRGAEAIVARFAQLKADGCRFAVTDAISNADLLAIGAACAGMPLVTAGSGVALGLPQNFRKAGLLAEGQVADALPATGGARAVISGSCSVATQGQVAAMREKCPAFNVDPFELAQGKDVAAAALAWAADKLGCEPILIYATAAPEAVKAVQAQLGSEAAGSLVEDCLAKIAQGLVAKGVGQLIVAGGETSGAVVKALGVSGLRIGPEIDPGVPWTTGIGGEAREKPLALALKSGNFGTPDFFLKAWSKLSA
- a CDS encoding TRAP transporter large permease subunit, giving the protein MTIATFLFSLLGAMALGAPIAFSLLICGVALMLQMDNFDTQIIAQNLLEGANNYPLMAVPFFMLTGELMNAGGLSKRIVEVADALIGHVRGGLGYVAIITAAVVASISGSAVADTAAVAALLIPMMRNAGYSVPRSAGLIASAGCIAPVVPPSIPLVVFGVTTQLSITKLFMAGIFPGLMMAVTLAVTWWLVAKKEQPGGPAQRGFELGRFLTALRNGIWALVLPFVIIGGMKAGVFTPTEAAVVAVFYSLFTGLFVYRELDYRRVPHLMLSALKTSCTIMFLVACAMVSAWLITIADIPAQTIELLKPFMGNQMVLMLVITILVIIVGTALDLIPTVLILGPILVPVVKMAGIDPYYFGVLFIMNNAIGLLTPPVGTVLNVVAAVGKEKLDNVIKGVWPFLLAETVLMFLLVFFPKLVTVPAKWLS
- a CDS encoding TRAP transporter small permease encodes the protein MLGKLIKLVEWILVGMFGIMAVLVFGNVVLRYGFNSGIVFSEEVSRFFFMWLTLIGALIVMKDHGHLGMSSVVEKFGERGQRICRFLADSLTLICCLLLAHGTWKQMIIGMDDHAPVTGIPMGIVQSALFISSVGMALVLGYGIWRQLTGRMPKEELIPYSGSVGE
- a CDS encoding TRAP transporter substrate-binding protein; the protein is MAQGFRKLSTVVVALLAAGFCSFAGAQTTPERNMRVSIGIPEDHPSAQGAAKMIESLARQSGGKFKAKLYPNSQLGSETATIASVRGGTLEVTIVATAPVATIIKEFLVYDLPFLFQNEKEADTILDGKFGQKLLDLTTSKNMIGLCYWENGFRQLTNSKRPVANMDDMSGLKIRVMQNPVYIDAFKTMGANAIPMPMPELYTALEAKAVDAQENPITNIYSNKMFEVQKYISLTNHAYSPHIILVSKAFWDKLEPKEQQMMRTACYEGRDYERKMNRDLAAGQLADMQKTKGMTLTTVTPAEMAKMRERIKPVIDRFIPEIGAETVAEANAEIAKIRK
- the ltnD gene encoding L-threonate dehydrogenase, encoding MNASVKKPVGVIGLGAMGMGVAMSLLREGFEVHACDIRAEAVQKVVDAGGVAAGSPAEMAPRVDVLISVVVNADQTEAVLFGAQGAVPKMRPGTVVISSATVSPDFARALGKRIADAGLLMIDGPISGGAAKAMAGEMTVMSSGSPEAYAKCEDVLDAIAGKVYRLGNEVGPGSVVKMINQLLAGVHIAAAGEAMALAIRAGADPDQVYEVITNSAGNSWMFQNRVPHILAGDYTPLSAVNIFVKDLGIVLDYAKKNVFPLPLSATAHQMYMSASAAGHGGEDDSAVIKVFPAIKLPDAKK
- a CDS encoding FadR/GntR family transcriptional regulator — translated: MNSAPLFNVEPIAVTGTLTDRVCEALTQLIASEDFGAGARLPSEQQMAGRFGVSRTVIREAVSRLKSEGLVESRQGSGVFVRERNIDTPFRLDPALMDCRQSVLQVIELRQALEGEIAALAATRRTPAQMTAIRNALSGIAAAEAAGDDGVDADIAFHRSIAAATGNPHFLALTEFLFTFLTHATRITRGHEATKRTLSAQVKDEHQHIVDAIAAKDIEAARAAARQHMECAMQRLGSANLRKFRQPPA
- a CDS encoding zinc-binding dehydrogenase; this translates as MKALYYVGEKAMEIRDIPVPTAGPGRYLVKVRANGICGSDVEGYLGKTGRRLAPMIMGHEVAGVIAEAPAKAKHAVGTRVVIFPKPFCGECEFCKKGMVNVCPSGICMGVLDQDGSMTEYVAVEEKYLIPFADTLSFSEAAMTEPLAVAYRSVQKLNDQEIAEAAHCLVIGAGTIGLLVVALLKLRGAKHVIVADATDFRLDVARTMGADATINSRAGDFIEAVKTLTDGRLCDFSIEAVGIGATAANSLDCLRIGGTAVWIGNAQKLVEVNMQKIVTTELTIKGNYVYDFAGFEASLKLLEQGRIDVSPLMTNAYPLADGVQAFRDLENNRDGKMLKVFLENA